Part of the Corynebacterium caspium DSM 44850 genome, CTCCCCTAATTTAGCGATAACCACCCGCTGCAAAATTTCTTCTACCCCGGTGGAATCAAATCGCTGCAGGGCTTTTGCCCCCAAACTTCCCACCTCTTGGGATACTTTCTCCGCATTTTCCGGAGTGCTTAGCCAGCTTCCTAATTGGCGCGGAATTTCAGCTTGGGCAATTTTGGCGGTAATCAGCTCCGCATTTAAAAAATTATCTCCCACAAAATCTGATAATGCCGCCCCCAACTGGTCTTTTTTGCGCGGTATTAAAGCAGTGTGCGGAATCGGAATTCCCATAGGATGTTTAAATAGTGCGGTTACGGCAAACCAGTCCGCTAAACCGCCAACCATGCCAGCTTCTGCCCCCGCGCGCACATACCCTAACCAGCGCGGCACGGTACTTCCGGGGATGCCTTCAAGATGATGTTCCCACCAAGTGCAGGCCAAAAAGGTTATTGCAGCAAATACCAGGAGCGCGGTGACCAGGATTTTATGGTTGCGCAGGCTCCGACGCCGAGAGTCCGCATCCGCTGGTGCGGGAGGTGCTGATAGTGCAGGTGATACTGACGGTTCGGGGGTGCCTGGTGCGGGTTGGAGTGCGTGTCTGGGCATGGGGGCCATTCTAGAAGTTTCGCAGGATTGCGGCGATGGTGCCGGTGCCGGCGGCGCGAGACGTGCGGCGAGTCGTGCGGCGGACGTGCGCGGGCGGGCGCGGGCGGGCGCCACCAGCAGCATGGCCAGCAGCGCGCGCTGCGAATGCGCAAACCCGCCACCACAAGATTGCTGTGGTGGCGGGTGGGCGGTTATGAAAATTTGGGGGTATTCCTTAGTTGAATCCAGTTGCGGCTAAGGGCGCTCAACATTGCCTTGCTGGATTTGAACTAGTTTACGCGCCCGGTTTCGCGCACGTATGCGTGATAATCTCGGCGGCCAGATTTGATCAAAATGGTGCCGACTACTACTAGCAGGAGGGCGCTAATAATTCCTCCGGCAAGGAATGGCATTGCGGTGTGATTTGCTAGCCCAGTATTGCCATAGGCTGCAATTGCGCCACCCCATATAGCAATTCCTGCAGGACAAAGCGCTGCGAGTACAAGTCCCATTCCAAGCCAAGTGCGCACTTTATTCAAAGAAGAATGTGGTGCGCTATAGCTCACGGGATCGTAACCGGCGATGTAATGCATTCCGCTTGCGCGGTAGGCTGGGAAATATTCCGCAGCTTGATTCGCCATAACCATCTGGCTATTCATTTCCGTGCCATGCCTTTCTCAAGGTGTTGAGCTTTTATTAAGCATTTTAATACTGATGGAGACTGTAGTTTTAATTTGCTTTATTTAACAGGGCCGCGCGGGCACGTTCTCTGGTTACTGCAGCTACTGCGCTTAGCGGAATGCCTGCGGGGCATACATCGGCGCATTCACCGTATAGGGAACAGTGTCCGAAGTTGGTTTCCATTTCATCAACCATCTTGCGGGCACGTTTGCCGCGCTCCTCTTTGCCTAGTGGCAATAAGGACAGGTGGGTTAGTTTGGCACCGGTAAAGAGGTGTGCTGCGCCATTGGGGCAAGCAGCTACGCAAGCTCCGCAGCCGATGCAGGCGGCGTGATCTAGGGAAAGCTCAGCGGTTTCGTGGTTTAGGTGCAGGGTGTCTGCATCGGGAGCGGTGCCGGCTTCGACGGAAATATAGCCGCCTTGTTGCAGCACGCGATCCAGCGCCGAGCGATCTACCACCATGTCCTTGATAACTGGATATGCGGCGGAGCGGAAAGGCTCTATGCGCAGCGTATCGCCATCTTTATAGTTAACTAGGCGCTGTTCACAGGCTGGGGCATTTTTGCCGGCACCGTGTGGGCGTCCGTTAACCATAAGTCCACAAGTGCCACAGATTCCTTCACGACAATCTGAGGCGAAAGCAAAGGGTTCTTTGCCTTCTTCGATGATCTTGGTATTTATGTGATCGAGGAGTTCGAGGATGGACATCTGCTTGACAGCGTCATTTACCTCGACGGTCTCGAAAGCACCTTCCTGGGTCGGTCCGGCCTGACGCCAGATCTCAAGATGAAGCTTCATTACTTGTAGTTCCTTGTCTGGAGCGGGATCGATTCGAAGTACAGCGGCTCTGCGTGGCGGATGAATTTGCCATCGCCGGCGTCTTCCCAGGCAGAGATGAAGCACCAGTTGGCGTCATCGCGCTCAGCTTCGCCTTCTTCAGAGAGGTGATCCAGGCGGTAGTGCGCGCCACAGGATTCATCGCGATCCAGGGCATCTACGCACATGAGTTCAGCGAGTTCCATGTAGTCCTGAATGCGCAGGGCACGTTCTAGAACTTGGTTCATTTCCTTATCACTGCCCGGAATGCGCACATTTTCTTCGAATTCTGCTCGCAGTTCGCGAATTTTTTCGATGCCTTCGCGCATGAGGTCTTCTTCGCGGGCCACTCCGCAGTGCTTATACAGCAGATCGCCGAGTTTAATGTGGTAATAATCTGGGCCGTGCGGATCGCTACCGTGGGTATTCATCAGCTTATCGATGCGGGTGCGTGAGCGATCCATGGCTTCAGCTACTGCTGAATCATCAAGGGGTAGCACGGGCTCGTTGAGGTGCCGGGCCAGGTAGTTTGGCACGGTGAAGGGCAGGGTGAACCAGCCGTCTACAGAGGCTGAGAGCAGCGAGTTTGCTCCGAGGCGATTTGCCCCGTGGTAGGTCCAGGAGCATTCCCCGGCAGCGAAGAGGCCTTCTACTGAGGTCATTTCGTTGAAGTCGGTCCACAGGCCACCCATCGTGAAGTGCACTGTGGGCGCAATCCGCATGGGGGTTTTGTGGGGATCTTCCCCGATGGCTGCTTGGTACATGCGGAAGAGGTTGGAGTAACGCTCATCGATGGCTTTAACACCTAGACGCTCGAAAGCATCGCGGAAGTCTAGATAAGCCGAGTTGTGTAGCGGACCTATTCCGTAGCCGGCGTTGATTTGCTGGGAGATAGCTCTCGAGGCGACGTCGCGCGGAACCAAGTTACCAAAGGCTGGGTAGCGACGCTCTAGGAAATAATCGCGCTCATCTTCAGGGATTGAGAGGGGATCGCGATCATCGCCCTTTTTCTTGGGGGTCCAGATGCGGCCGTCGTTACGCAGGGATTCTGACATCAAAATGGTTTTTGATTGCCAGTCGGCGTTAATTGGAAGGCCGGTGGGGTGGAACTGGATGAAGGAGGGGCTAGCCATATAGGCCCCTGATTGATAGGCGCGCACCATGGCTGAAGCATTGGAGTTAATAGCCAAGGTGGTCATGCCATAAACATTGCCGTAGCCGCCGGTACAGAGCACAACGGCGTGTCCGGTGAAGGCTTGGAGTTCCCCATTTATGAGGTTGCGGGTAACGATGCCACGTACTCGCTTTTTGCCGTCTTCTTCGGTAATGACGAAATCTTGCAGATCATTATGGGTAAAGATTTCTACTGAGCCCAGATGGATTTGGCGTTGTAGAGCTGCGGCAGCGGCGAGCTGTAGCTGCTGGCCGGTCTGTCCGCGGGTGTAGTAGGTGCGCGAAACCTGTACGCCGCCAAAGGAACGGGTGGCTAGAGTGCCGCCGTATTCGCGGGCAAAAGGGGCTCCGATGGCATTCATGTGGTCAATTACGCGTACTGATTCATAGGCTAGACGCCAGCAATCAGATTCGCGGCCGCGGTAATCGCCACCTTTAACGGTGTCTTTTACGTGGCGGTAGGCGGAGTCATTATCTACTTTTTTGCCGCGGGCGGAGTTTACGCCACCTTGGGCAGCAATGGAGTGAGCCCGGCGCGGGGCATCGTGGTAGGTAAATACTTTGACGTTATAGCCGAGTTCCCCAAGTGCTGCGGCGGCGGCACCACCGGAGAGGCCGGTGCCAACGATTAGAACTTCGAATTTGCGGCGGTTTAGTGGGGATACTAATTCCATGTGGTCTTTTTGGTATTGCCACATATCTTTAGTGGGCACGCCTTTGGGTTCGTTAGAATCCAAGACTTTGCCAATGCTTACCCCTGGTGCGACTGTTGCCGGGGCAACGAAATCCGGACGAGAAACGGTATCAGTGTGAGTGCTCATGTTTTAACCTTCTAACCCCTTAGCTCAGCCAACCGAGGGCGATCGACAACGGCATGATGATGTTGCCCACCAGCACTATGGCGGGAAGCGCATAGGCGATGGCGGTAATAGCTGCGCGGGTGCGGTGACCGGTAATACCTAGATCAGAGCAGGCCAGCACGATGCCGTGTGTGAGGTGGAGGAACATGGCAAGCATTGCCACCATGTACCAGATGGTTACGGGCCAGCGACTGAAAGTGGCGAGCATATTATTATAAATTTCGCCATGGGCAAATGTTTCTGGTGCTGCTGGCTGTACTCCCATGGTGAGGTCCAAGATATGGAAGATAATAAATGCTAGGAGCACCAGTCCGGTTACCAGCATGGTGCGGGTAGCAAAGGAATTTAGGCCGCCCATAAGGTCTGTGCGCCGGAATTTACCCCGGAAGTTGCGGGAGCGCCCGTGCAGGGCGAAGGCTCCGTAAATATGGAAAATGAGGGCGGCTAGCAGAATTATCCTGAGGAACCACAAGATGGATTCTTCTGGGAAGAGGGGGGTTCCTAGTTCGCGGAGGAAGTGGCCATATTCATCAATGGCTGGGGTGTCTCCGTGGTCTGGGAGATAAATCTTTAAATTGCCCACCATGTGGGCTACTAAAAAGCCGCCGAACATTAAGCCGGTTATGGCCATCCCTAATTTGATGGCCCAAGCGGGCATTCCGCGCTGGGGGCGGATCGGTTCTTCGGTGATTTTGCCGTGTCGAATGGCTTCACGGTCAGGATTTCTAACAGTCATGGCACCTCCAATATCTAGCTACCAGCCTAGGGGCCAGTTGGAGGTTTTACAGACTTCCCAAAGCCTAAGGTCGACAATCGGCAAAAAGTACGACTGACCTGCTGAAAATTAGAAAGGTAAGGGTTACCTAGTAGGGCGTAATTAAGCCTTAGGGAATCCTGGGAAAATATCTAATAACCTGCAAATACCTAATAAGTGTTCTAGCTCACACCCAAACTGATTATTAATCTAAGTATCTATATTGACTATGTGACCCATATTTGCGATAACCCCTTTTCGGGGTATCCCATCGGCGAGGTTTCTGGCAATTGGTACAAAAATCCCAGGAATCCCTGCTTGCCTTCGCAACTAGTCAGGTATTCCTGGGAAGTGAAATATAGCGCCAGATCTAAAGCCCTAAATTATCAGGCTTAGAAGTTAATCATATGACCCATGGTGCCTTCAGCAGCTTCCTTAATAGCCTCAGACATCGTGGGGTGAATATGGACATTTCGTCCAATCTCTTCTGCCGTGAGATCAAAACGCTGAGCCAAGGTCAGTTCAGCTAGCATTTCAGAAACATTGGCACCTACCAGGTGGGCCCCAATTAGCTCCCCGTATTCAGCATCCACAATCACCTTGGCAAAACCTTGCGGTTCGCCCATGCCTACAGCCTTGCCATTAGCACTGAAGGGGAATACTGCGGTTTTGATTTCCCGGCCAGCAAATTTCTCCTTCGCTGCAGCTTCGGTATAACCAAAAGAAGCTACCTGCGGATTACAGAAGGTGGCGCGCGGCATCATCATATAATCGCCAAGTTCTAGGGTTTCAGCTCCTGCAATGGTTTCTGCAGCTACTACACCTTGTGCTTCAGCTACGTGGGCTAGCTGCAGTTTGGCGGTGACATCGCCAATGGCATAAATATGCTCCACATTGGTTCGCATGCGCTCATCAATAGCAATGGCACCACGATCAGTGAGCTTTACCCCGGTGTTCTCTAGGCCAAAGCCTTCGACTCGTGGAGCGAAACCAACTGAGACCAGCACGCGATCCACCGTCAAGGTTTCCCGCTTGCTGCCATCTTTGGATTCAATATCTACCTCTACTGCGTGGCCAAGATCGCGCACGGCAGTGGTCTTGGTAGCTGTCATCAGCTTTACGCCAAGCTTCTTATAGGCTTTGGCGATTTCTTTGGATACTTCAGGCTCTTCATTGGGAAGCACCCGATCCATGAACTCGACGAGGGTGAGCTCTACTCCGTAGTTAGCCAGGACATAAGCAAATTCCATCCCGATTGCCCCGCCACCGACAATAACCATGGAGCGAGGGGCTTCAGGATTTAGGATCTGCTCTTCATAGGAGACCACATTTTTGGAGAATTCTACTCCTGGCAGGGTACGAACTACCGAGCCAGTGGCAATAATGACATCATCGAAAGTGATGGTTTTACCAGCATCTTCGCCTTCGGTGATGGTAATCGAGTGCGCATCTACAAAAGAACCAAGACCATTGATTTCGGTGATCTTATTCTTCTTCATTAAGTAGTGGACACCCTTGACGATGCCAGAAGATACCTTGCGCGAACGCGCGTGGGCAGCCCCGAAATCAAATTTAGCGTCACCAGAAATACCGAATAAAGAGGCTTCTTTATTGAAGATATAGGCAAGCTCAGCATTTTTAAGCAAAGCCTTAGAAGGAATACAGCCTACGTTGAGGCAAACGCCTCCCCAGTATTGCTTCTCAACGACTGCAACTTTTTTACCTAGCTGTGCTGCACGAATGGCGGCGACGTACCCACCGGGGCCCGCGCCGAGGACTACGACATCAAAATGATTATTCACGAGGTCAACAATACGGGCATACCCAGAGTTTTGCTGATTTTCTCACCCCGGCCCCAAGTATGGGGTTAAACAAAGGCAGATACTATTTATGAAATCCAATGTTTAAAGCCGACTGGAATACCGGCTTATGGGGGTGAGATTTAGCCGAAAATCTAGACCTTTAGAGCAAACCTAAACCTAAGGAAATCTGCGAAGATAACGAAGAGCCGGCATGTAAAAATCCGCCGAGGAATTCGTTGATAGTAACTACGATTCTTTCAATAAAATTCATGGGTGTTGTGGCCTTTCCACGGTGAGGCGGCAAATGATGGTTCTTAATGCTACATCGCATGTCCGCCGGCTTCTGTAACATCACCCCAGAACCTGCCCACAAACCTGGAGAAGCACCCATCTTGATGAATTCCGCTAAAGCCTTGCGCCATTGCATCGCCACCTTGGGCGCATTTGCCACCGTAGCTGTACTTAGTTGCGCTTTACCGACACCGCCTGCCAGTGCTGCGGCGCACCCTGCTGCGCACCCGGCTGCACTCCCGGCCGCACACCCGGCTCCGGCCGCGGCTGCAGCAGTCGCCCCAGCCACCGCAGAGCCTCCTGCCTGGCAAAAGTTAGTCGCAGCGCATCCTCAGGCAGAAGTGGTACACGTTTTTTCGCAAGCGATGCACCGGCCCATTCCGGTGGCACTTCTTAAAGCGGCACCCGGCGCGCCCACCCTTTATGTCCTAAACGGGGCTGATGGGGGTCAAGGGCAGGCCAACTGGATAGATCAGACCGATATTTTAGATTTTTATGCCAATAAGGGCCTTAATGTGGTCATCGTAATGGCTGGGCAGCATTCTTATTATGCGGATTGGGAGCAACCTTCGGAGGTATTGGGTGGGCCGCAGAAATGGGAGACTTTTTTGACCGCCGAATTGCCGGGGGTAATTGAGAAGCAGGCGCAGGCCGGGCCTAAGCGGGCAATTTTAGGGATGTCAATGTCTGCTACTTCGGCTTTAGTTTTAGCTGAGCAGCATCCGGGGTTATACCAGGCTGTGGCCTCTTTTTCGGGTTGTGCTGCAACTACTTCGCCCGAAGGAATTGCGGCGGTAATGCTTACTACTGGTGCCGGAAAAGCTGATGCCGTGCAGATGTGGGGCCAACCAGGTTCAGCGCAGTGGTGGCGACACGATGCGGTGCATAATGCGGAAAAATTACGAGGTATTCCCTTATATATTTCCTCTGGTTCAGGCTTAGCGGGGGAAAATGATCTACTTGGTGGGCCTTATTTGCGGAATTTCCCATTAGCCAAAGCTTTAGGTTTTGCCATCAATACCACTACTGCGGGAGGAGCTATTGAGGCCGTAACTAATAAGTGCACCCATGATCTAGCTGCTAAACTGGGCCGTCTAGATATTCCGGCGGAATTCAATTTCCGTGCAGCGGGCACCCATTCGTGGGGATATTGGCAGGATGACCTGCGTAAATCATGGCCCATTATTGCTGGAGGCCTCGGCTTGCAGTAGGTGTACGGGAATTAAAGACGGCTGGAAGATGTTAAAAATCAGCCAATATTCCCGATACACTCTTATAAGACAGTAAATCGCTTGAGGCAAAGGACTCTGACACTGATGAAGATTTCCCATCGTTTAGCCGCAAGTATTGCGGCATTGGGGCTTATGACAGGTGCTCTAGGCGCCCCCGCCTTAGCTAATGCAGCAACACTTTCAACTGCTGATGTAGCCAAAGACACTAAATCGGCCATCATCAAAGATGTTTACCCAAAGTACAAAGAAAATGACCCGATGTGGCGAGCAATGCTACAACGGAGTGCTACTGAAGGTGCTCGTGGCTATGCGGATAAACCCCTGATTAAGGAAATCACGGTTCATTCTCCAGCAATGGATCGCGATATCCCGGTGGTCATCAAGAAGTCAAAAACTGAAAACGCCCCTACTTATTACTTGCTAAATGGGGCCGGTGGCGGCGAACAAACCGCAACTGACTGGATTTCTCAGACCAATGTCTTGGATTATTTCTATGACAAAGACGTAAACCTGGTAATTCCGATGGCCGGAAAATTTTCCTACTATATTGACTGGGCTAATCAAGAGCCGATTCCAGGCCTTGGCGGCGCAGGCGATACCGCCGGCAAGAAGCAATTATGGGAAACCTTCCTCACCAAGGAACTCCCTGGCCCCCTAGAGACCATGCTTAAAGCCAATGGTAAGCGCGCTATTTCCGGGATGTCTATGTCGGCTACCTCTTCCCTGCTACTAGCTCAGCACAACCAAGGTTTTTATGATGCTGTCGGCTCATTTTCTGGCTGTGCCTCTACTTCGAAGCCTTTGCCTTATCAATTTGCCAAGCTCACCATGAATAATGGTTCCGGTGCTAAAGCTACGGTACAAGATGTATTCGGCCCCCAGGGCAGCACCCATAATGTGTATAACGATGCCCTCATCAATGCAGAGAAACTGCGCGATGCTCGCCTATATATCTCAAATGGTTCTGGTTTAGCTCGGGAAACTGATACTGCAGGTTATCGTCGGGCCCATGGTGCTCCAGATATGATTGCTACTGCAGGTTCGGCAGAAACCGTAGTTGTAGGTGGCGTTATTGAAGCTGCCACTAATGCTTGCACCCATGATCTCAAAGCCAAGCTTGATGCCTCTGGTATTCCAGCTGACTATATGTTCCATAATGCGGGCACACACTCTTGGCCTTCTTGGGCAGAAGACGTAACCATTTCTTGGGAGCGCACCATCGGGCCAGCTTTGGGAGTAGAAAAACCACAACAGTAACTAACTATCTGGCATAGACTAGCCGGCATGAGCAATAGCCCGCGCCCGCAGATCACAGCCAGTGAATTAGAAGAAATTGATAACCCCGCAGCGCTTGCTTGGGCTGCGCAATGGTCGCAAGCAACTGAAGAGTTGCTAGAGACCTCAGAGTATGGAACTTATCGCCGGGACCTGCGCGAAAAGCTAAATCGCATCCTTGATGCTGATGATCGCCTCGCGTTTGTGTCCCGGCGTGGTGCTTGGTTATACAATTTTTGGCGCGATGCGACGCATCCTCGCGGACTCTGGCGGCGCACAGATCCCACCAGTTATCTCAGTGGCAACCCGGCTTGGGAAATATTGCTAGATATTGATGAACTTGCCGCTACTGAGGATGAAAACTGGGTTTGGAAAGGTGCCACCGTTTTAAGTGGGGGAAATGATGCCACCAAGGAAGAACGCCACGCCCTAATCAAGCTTTCGCGCGGGGGTGCTGATGCCGTAGTGGTGCGCGAATTTGATCTAAAAACCCGGAGTTTTCAACCCGCCGGTTTCCATATTCCTGCCGCTAAAACCCAGGTCAGCTGGCTAAATGAAGATTTAGTGATTATTGGTACTGATACCGGCCCTGAATCTCTTACTAGCTCTGGTTATCCGCGGGAGGCGCGCTTATGGCGGCGGGGAACTCCGCTGGCTATGGCTCCGGTAATTTTAACGGGGGAAATCTCTGATGTGGCTGCCAGTGTGCACGTCGATGACCACTTAGTTCCGCCGCGCTTAATAGCCACCCGAGCTTTAGATTTTTATAACCGCAAAACTTGGGTAGCCACTTTTTCTGAGGATGAAAATATTGCTTGGCAACTACTAGATATACCTACAGATTGCCAAAGCTTATTAGCTGGTAGATGGCTATTTTTATGCCCACGTACCCCATATTTGGATATTCCGGCAGGAGCTTTAGCAGCTATTGCCTTAGATGATTTCTTAAAGGGCGAGCGCGAAACCCGTCGTATCTATACCCCTGAGCCCCAAGCTTCTTTGCAAAATATTAGTTTTACCCAAAATGCGCTGGTGCTTAGTGAATTACATAATGTGGCAACCAGGCTGTGGGTAGCGCCTCTGAATTTGCCGTGGGAGCTGCGTGAACTTCCCATCCCGGCTTTTATTACGGCCACGGTAATTAGCACTTCCCCGCGCGATAATGATGAGCTGTGGTTGCACACTTCCTCATTTATTGAACCGGCTTCGCTCTATCGTTTTGCCGATGTTTTAGCAGAAACACAGACTCCGCAGCTGGTAGGCCAAGCGCCCCATAATTTTGATGCCACTGGTTTAGAAACTCGGCAACATTGGGCGATTTCTGCCGATGGCACCAAAATTCCGTATTTCATTACGGGAAAAAACCTGGACTCCCCTACCCCTACATTGGTGGGCGGTTATGGCGGTTTTGAGGTCTCATTGCTGCCTGGGTATTCCGGGGTGCGCGGGGTGGCTTGGTTGGAGCAGGGCTATAATTTTGTGCAGCCCGCTTTACGGGGCGGGGGCGAGTTTGGGCCGCAGTGGCACTCCCAGGCGGTAAAGGAGAATCGGGAAAAGGTTTTTGCTGACCACCAAGCGGTGTTGGAGGATTTGGTGCAGCGTGGTTATGCCCGGCCAGCACAGCTTGCCATCCGGGGCGGTTCTAATGGTGGGTTGCTTACAGCTACAGCTTTGACCCGGTATCCAGAAGCTTTTGGGGCGGCGGTGATTCAGGTGCCCTTAACCGATATGTTGCGCTATAACCAATGGTCAGCGGGGGCTTCTTGGATGGCTGAATATGGGGATCCAGCTGATCCCGTACAGCTTAAAGTGTTGAAACGTTATTCGCCTTTGCATAATGTGGCGCAGGTAGTGGCGCGAAAATATCCTCCGGCTTTGGTTACTACTTCTACTCGCGATGATCGGGTGCATCCAGCACATGCGCGGCTATTTGCCCAAGCTTTGGCAAGTGCTGGGCAGCAGGTGGATTATTTTGAAAATATTGAAGGTGGGCATGCTGGGGCCGCCGATAATGCCCAGGTGGCGCAGGTGGAATCTTTGGTATTTAGCTGGCTGGCGCGGGCTTTGCAGTTAGAGTCTGCCCGCTGATGCGATCCTTATCTTTTGCCACTATTTTTGCTGCTGCCAGTGGTTTTATGGTGCTGTGGGCAGCTGGACGCGCTTTGAGTGTGGCCGATTTTGCTGATTTTCAAGCCTATTGGGGTTTATTTTTTGCCGCCACCGGCTTTATCGATGGCCTCATGTTAGAAACTACGCGCGGCGTAGCCGGGGCGCGCGAAAGTAACCAACGAGGTACGGCTCGTCCGTGGCGGGTAGCTGCAGTTTTCGGGCTATTAATGACGGTATTAGTAGCGGCTAGCTTCTTTTTATGGATGCCACTACTAGTACCGGCACATAGTAGCTATTTAGCAACAGTGTTGCTGGTAGGAGGGCTATTTTCCTATATTTTTCAAGCGGTACTTTCAGGTATTTTATCCGGTACTACAGCTTGGTCGCGCTATGCGGCATTGGTTGCCCTAGATTCTGGTTTACGCCTGGTGGCCGCATTTTTAGCGTGGTTTTGCGGCTGGGGGCTGGAAGTATTTTTGGTTATTACGGTAATTGGCACCATCAGTTGGCTGGTGGTGGCGGTGCTCGATCCGCAGGCACGTACTCGGCTTCGTACTCCCGTAGATACCAGTGCGAGGATGTTTTATCGCAAAGCTCTTTCCGCCATGGTCGCCACTGGAGCTTCGGCGGTACTCATCACGGGTTTTCCAGTATTAGTTAAAGCTTCTAATCCAATATTGCCAGATGCTTCTATGACTGTGGCGGGGCTAATTTTGGCGGTTACCCTTACTAGGGCCCCCATCTTGGTTCCGCTGCAGCGTTTCCAATCAGCGCTGGTAGTGCGCTGTATAGCCGCACTTAACCAGGGGCTGCATCCGGTGCGGGCCTTAGTTTTTCCAGCGGCTTTAACTTTGGCAGCTGGTTTGTTGGGTGGTGTAGCGGCAGCAATTTTAGGGCCGTGGATTATTGCTACTTTTTTTGGGCCAGAATTAGTGGTTCCGGGGATGATTTTGGGAGTTTTAACTTTGGCTTCAGCAGCTACTGGCGGGCTGATTATGACTGGTGCCGCCGCCTTAGCTGCTGATAAGCACGGGCGTTATATTGCTGGTTGGGTGATTTCTACTGCGGTAGCTTTTGCGGTGTTATTGCTACCACTTAGTTTGGATCGCGCAGTATGTTTGGCTTTAATTATGGGGCCGGTGGCGGGAGCACTTATACATTTAGTGGGATTGCGGCGCCCGCCGGCTAATAGCAAGGTTGCGGCCAGCACGTAAGATCATCTTTATGAGCGGCACCGATACTAATCCCACTTTAAGCGTTTTGCTTAGCTATTATCACGGCACCCGGGCGGCAGATCTGCAGGCAGCTTTGGAATCTTTGGCGCAGCAGACTCGCCCGGCTGATCAAATTGTGATTGTAGAAGATGGGCCCAGTCCGGCAGAGTTGCGCAAAATTGCCGCATCTTATGCCGATGAGCTGGTTATTCTGCCTGAAAATCAGGGATTAGGTGCCGCCCTGGCAAAGGGGGCTGATGCAGTTACTAGTACTTGGTTGGCGCGCTTGGATTCAGATGATTTAGCCAGCCCGGAGCGTTTTGCCACCCAGCTGGAATTCTTGGCCACGCACCCAGAAGTAGATGTTTTAGGTACTGCTGTTGGCGAATTTGACGATGCCACCTACTTAACTACTGGTTCTTTGGAAAAAGCCGCTGGCAAAATTCGGCGCCTACCCACCACGCACCCAGAAATTGGGCAATATTTGAAGATTAATTCCCCAGTTAATCACCCTTCGGTAATGCTGCGCTTAAGTGAATTAGAGCGCGTCGGGGGCTATCAGCCACTCCACCATATGGAGGATTATTATCTGTGGGCGCGCCTATATGCGGCCGGGGCAAAATTTTATAATCTGCCACAAGCTTTGACTTGGTTCCGGACATCGCAAGCCCAGGTGGCGCGCAGGCAGCGTGGAATGTTCCAGGCGGAACGGCAAATGCAACGCAAACTGGTGGGTTTGGGGATAGTGAGCCGGCCGCGAGCAATTGGTAATTTATTGCTACGCAGCATTTATA contains:
- a CDS encoding alpha/beta hydrolase, which produces MKISHRLAASIAALGLMTGALGAPALANAATLSTADVAKDTKSAIIKDVYPKYKENDPMWRAMLQRSATEGARGYADKPLIKEITVHSPAMDRDIPVVIKKSKTENAPTYYLLNGAGGGEQTATDWISQTNVLDYFYDKDVNLVIPMAGKFSYYIDWANQEPIPGLGGAGDTAGKKQLWETFLTKELPGPLETMLKANGKRAISGMSMSATSSLLLAQHNQGFYDAVGSFSGCASTSKPLPYQFAKLTMNNGSGAKATVQDVFGPQGSTHNVYNDALINAEKLRDARLYISNGSGLARETDTAGYRRAHGAPDMIATAGSAETVVVGGVIEAATNACTHDLKAKLDASGIPADYMFHNAGTHSWPSWAEDVTISWERTIGPALGVEKPQQ
- a CDS encoding glycosyltransferase, which produces MSGTDTNPTLSVLLSYYHGTRAADLQAALESLAQQTRPADQIVIVEDGPSPAELRKIAASYADELVILPENQGLGAALAKGADAVTSTWLARLDSDDLASPERFATQLEFLATHPEVDVLGTAVGEFDDATYLTTGSLEKAAGKIRRLPTTHPEIGQYLKINSPVNHPSVMLRLSELERVGGYQPLHHMEDYYLWARLYAAGAKFYNLPQALTWFRTSQAQVARRQRGMFQAERQMQRKLVGLGIVSRPRAIGNLLLRSIYRMLPEKLLQRVYTLLFHRTR
- a CDS encoding prolyl oligopeptidase family serine peptidase; translated protein: MSNSPRPQITASELEEIDNPAALAWAAQWSQATEELLETSEYGTYRRDLREKLNRILDADDRLAFVSRRGAWLYNFWRDATHPRGLWRRTDPTSYLSGNPAWEILLDIDELAATEDENWVWKGATVLSGGNDATKEERHALIKLSRGGADAVVVREFDLKTRSFQPAGFHIPAAKTQVSWLNEDLVIIGTDTGPESLTSSGYPREARLWRRGTPLAMAPVILTGEISDVAASVHVDDHLVPPRLIATRALDFYNRKTWVATFSEDENIAWQLLDIPTDCQSLLAGRWLFLCPRTPYLDIPAGALAAIALDDFLKGERETRRIYTPEPQASLQNISFTQNALVLSELHNVATRLWVAPLNLPWELRELPIPAFITATVISTSPRDNDELWLHTSSFIEPASLYRFADVLAETQTPQLVGQAPHNFDATGLETRQHWAISADGTKIPYFITGKNLDSPTPTLVGGYGGFEVSLLPGYSGVRGVAWLEQGYNFVQPALRGGGEFGPQWHSQAVKENREKVFADHQAVLEDLVQRGYARPAQLAIRGGSNGGLLTATALTRYPEAFGAAVIQVPLTDMLRYNQWSAGASWMAEYGDPADPVQLKVLKRYSPLHNVAQVVARKYPPALVTTSTRDDRVHPAHARLFAQALASAGQQVDYFENIEGGHAGAADNAQVAQVESLVFSWLARALQLESAR